A window of the Saccharomyces eubayanus strain FM1318 chromosome II, whole genome shotgun sequence genome harbors these coding sequences:
- the NRG1 gene encoding transcriptional regulator NRG1: MFYPYNYSNVNVSAIPVLPGISAFDRSSDQEEIVELNPERKYQTLLPVLTNSHVVENELKHKLNKTAFDFRYHNRSEDSSENVEPKYLTTPNLQMRSVSFDSSSLQYNSDSSEKSPLSQLNANSSIIRQTDSGTVSNDDYDNMGNIRYSLKTRKQRTDPKNTLSDEEDLEQRRKYICKICARGFTTSGHLARHNRIHTGEKNHCCPYKGCTQRFSRHDNCLQHYRTHLKKGE, encoded by the coding sequence ATGTTTTATCCATATAATTACAGTAACGTGAACGTTTCTGCGATACCCGTACTACCAGGAATTTCGGCGTTTGATAGAAGTTcagatcaagaagaaatcgtTGAGTTGAATCcggaaagaaaataccaGACACTGCTGCCAGTTTTAACTAATTCGCATGTGGTGGAGAATGAGCTTAAACATAAACTAAATAAGACTGCCTTTGATTTTCGATATCACAATAGATCAGAAGATAGTTCTGAAAATGTGGAACCCAAATACTTGACAACACCCAATTTGCAGATGAGAAGCGTTTCTTTCGATAGTTCATCACTACAATACAATTCAGATTCTTCGGAAAAAAGCCCGCTATCCCAACTGAATGCCAATTCGTCAATAATACGGCAAACCGATAGTGGGACGGTTTCTAATGACGATTATGATAACATGGGAAACATACGGTATTCTCTAAAAACGCGGAAGCAGAGAACCGATCCCAAAAACACATTATCCGATGAAGAGGACCTTGAGCAACGGCGCAAGTATATTTGCAAAATTTGTGCAAGAGGGTTTACTACGTCAGGCCACCTTGCAAGGCATAACAGAATCCATacaggtgaaaaaaatcattgttGTCCGTATAAGGGCTGTACTCAACGATTTAGTAGACATGATAATTGCTTACAGCATTATAGAAcgcatttgaaaaagggaGAATAA